In Phormidium yuhuli AB48, one genomic interval encodes:
- the cobS gene encoding adenosylcobinamide-GDP ribazoletransferase, whose product MAKGQFLWLNLRFWRRQRNAIAAAIAFYTCLPIPVTWTLEFEGIAKLAPFVGIFLGGLLGLVDWGFGALGMPVLTRSALIVGLAIALTGGLHLDGAIDTADGLAVPDPQKRLAAMQDSLVGAFGTMAAVMVLLLKTVALSELVGDRALVLMAVAGWGRWGQVVAIVRYPYLKASGKGAIHKASIESAVALIPGAIALLGLSLLQLWLGGDRWLVGVGMAFGGSAIAILTPAWFNRQLGGHTGDTYGAVVEWTEALLLCLLTALAAASSP is encoded by the coding sequence ATGCGATCGCCGCTGCTATTGCCTTTTATACCTGTTTACCCATTCCCGTAACTTGGACGTTGGAGTTTGAAGGCATCGCGAAACTCGCCCCATTCGTGGGAATTTTCTTAGGTGGACTGCTGGGCCTGGTGGATTGGGGCTTCGGGGCATTGGGAATGCCTGTATTAACACGCAGTGCCTTAATTGTGGGCTTGGCGATCGCCCTGACGGGGGGCTTACATCTAGATGGGGCCATTGATACGGCCGATGGTTTGGCGGTTCCAGACCCTCAGAAGCGTTTAGCCGCCATGCAAGATAGTTTGGTAGGGGCGTTTGGAACCATGGCAGCGGTGATGGTTCTATTACTGAAAACCGTGGCCCTTTCGGAATTAGTGGGCGATCGCGCCCTGGTCCTCATGGCGGTCGCGGGTTGGGGCCGCTGGGGACAGGTGGTGGCCATTGTTCGTTATCCCTATCTTAAAGCCAGTGGCAAGGGGGCCATTCATAAAGCCTCCATCGAGTCAGCGGTGGCCCTGATTCCCGGGGCGATCGCCCTATTGGGGTTAAGTCTCCTGCAACTTTGGCTGGGGGGCGATCGCTGGCTGGTGGGAGTGGGAATGGCCTTTGGCGGGAGTGCGATCGCCATTCTCACCCCAGCTTGGTTCAATCGTCAGCTTGGAGGACATACCGGAGACACCTATGGGGCGGTGGTGGAATGGACAGAAGCCCTCCTCCTCTGTTTACTCACCGCCTTAGCCGCCGCCAGTTCACCTTGA
- a CDS encoding response regulator yields the protein MSDLDAISAILYCVQDQFSGQLTIYSASVPNEDWRLHYYMGRVIWASGGVHPLRRWRRAIARTCPGLDLSGLKFPNPNNDPFWEYDILCNFQDQQQLNRQQFQKVVVDCIVEVLFDVLQKSQGEVLVGKLCEGTRRQKPRVVLKGEALLNYAEKQWQQWCEADFAAHSPNLAPVIANNSLLKSSLSDKVYRRLSLLVNSHNTLRDLSVIIKKDLIELTESLMPRIQKGALELVRVPDLNGTLTPTQHSRGSVTTELKKTDLAQKPTPEAPLIACIDDSLQNCELLERVLQDGGYSSFFILDPLQAIPELIARKPALIFLDLIMPVVNGYEVCAQIHRVEQLKDTPVVFLTSQDGLIDRVRAKLVKASGFLSKPVDPDTVLETVERLVTTAKSSGDTSSSR from the coding sequence ATGTCAGACCTTGATGCGATTAGTGCCATTCTCTACTGTGTCCAAGACCAGTTTAGCGGACAGTTGACGATCTATTCTGCCTCTGTCCCCAATGAAGACTGGCGCCTTCATTATTACATGGGTCGCGTGATTTGGGCATCGGGAGGGGTTCATCCCCTACGACGTTGGCGACGGGCGATCGCCCGGACCTGTCCCGGTTTAGATTTGAGCGGTCTCAAGTTCCCTAACCCCAACAACGATCCCTTTTGGGAATATGACATCCTCTGCAACTTTCAGGATCAGCAGCAACTCAACCGTCAGCAATTCCAAAAAGTAGTTGTTGATTGTATTGTTGAAGTTTTATTTGATGTTTTGCAAAAATCTCAGGGTGAGGTGTTGGTCGGAAAACTCTGTGAGGGAACCCGTCGGCAAAAACCGCGAGTTGTTCTCAAAGGGGAAGCGCTTCTGAACTATGCTGAAAAACAGTGGCAACAGTGGTGTGAAGCTGATTTTGCCGCCCATTCTCCCAATCTTGCTCCGGTAATTGCCAATAACAGCTTATTAAAATCATCGTTATCGGACAAAGTTTATCGACGACTGAGCCTGTTGGTCAACTCCCATAACACCTTGCGCGATTTATCAGTGATTATTAAAAAGGATCTGATTGAGTTGACCGAGTCCTTAATGCCTCGGATCCAAAAAGGAGCTTTGGAGTTGGTGCGGGTTCCGGATCTCAATGGAACATTGACGCCCACTCAGCATTCGAGAGGATCGGTCACGACAGAGTTAAAGAAAACTGATCTTGCCCAAAAGCCAACGCCCGAAGCACCGTTGATTGCTTGTATTGATGATAGTTTGCAAAATTGTGAGCTGTTGGAACGGGTTCTCCAGGATGGGGGGTATAGTAGTTTTTTCATTCTCGACCCCTTACAGGCGATTCCTGAGTTGATTGCCCGCAAACCTGCGTTGATTTTCTTGGACTTAATTATGCCCGTGGTGAATGGTTATGAAGTCTGCGCCCAGATTCACCGGGTGGAACAGTTGAAAGATACGCCCGTGGTCTTTTTAACCAGTCAGGATGGGTTGATCGATCGCGTGCGGGCCAAATTGGTCAAGGCTTCGGGCTTTCTCTCCAAGCCGGTGGACCCGGATACCGTATTAGAGACGGTTGAACGGTTGGTCACGACGGCCAAATCATCGGGGGATACCTCATCGTCAAGGTGA
- a CDS encoding ABC transporter permease translates to MNWWHTFKQNPLSRLGASILILFYILVIGAGFFAPYDPINDIQREGSLLPPTPIHWHDEAGEFIGPHVYPVQQGATDLETGKRELIVDRSQPSPIRLFVSGSSYRLLGLIPANIHLFGTVGPGQLNLLGTDEQGRDQLSRLIFGGQVSLFIGLVGICISFPIGMLVGGISGYVGGAVDTVIMRLTEVLMTIPGLYLLIALAAILPSGLSSAQRFLLIVTIISFISWAGLARVIRGQVLSIKEQEFVQAARAMGAKPLYIIVRHVLPQTATYLIISATLSIPGFIVAESVLSLIGLGIQQPDPSWGNLLANGTNASILVFQPWLIWPPALLVVLTVLSFNLIGDGLRDALDPRSLR, encoded by the coding sequence ATGAACTGGTGGCACACCTTTAAACAAAACCCGCTGTCTCGCCTTGGCGCCAGCATTTTGATTCTCTTCTATATCCTGGTCATTGGAGCGGGTTTTTTTGCCCCCTATGACCCCATCAATGATATTCAGCGAGAGGGCTCTCTCCTGCCTCCAACACCAATTCACTGGCATGACGAAGCCGGAGAATTCATCGGCCCTCATGTCTATCCCGTCCAACAAGGGGCCACTGACCTAGAAACGGGGAAACGGGAACTGATCGTAGACCGCTCTCAACCCTCTCCCATCCGTTTATTCGTTTCAGGTTCATCCTATCGACTCTTGGGATTGATCCCAGCTAACATCCATTTATTTGGCACAGTCGGCCCGGGTCAGTTAAACCTTCTGGGAACTGACGAACAGGGACGCGATCAACTCAGTCGCCTCATTTTTGGGGGACAGGTGAGCTTATTTATCGGCTTAGTGGGCATTTGTATCTCCTTCCCCATTGGGATGCTAGTGGGGGGTATATCGGGGTATGTAGGGGGCGCTGTAGATACCGTGATCATGCGGCTGACTGAGGTGCTGATGACCATTCCTGGTCTGTACCTGTTGATTGCCTTAGCCGCCATTCTCCCCTCAGGTTTGAGTAGCGCCCAGCGATTCTTACTGATTGTCACCATCATATCCTTTATTAGCTGGGCTGGTTTGGCGCGGGTGATTCGGGGACAGGTCTTGTCTATTAAAGAACAGGAGTTTGTTCAGGCGGCCCGGGCCATGGGGGCTAAGCCGCTCTATATCATCGTTCGCCATGTCTTGCCGCAAACGGCCACCTATTTGATTATTTCGGCCACCCTTTCCATTCCCGGCTTCATTGTGGCCGAGTCGGTGTTGAGTCTGATTGGTTTAGGGATTCAACAACCAGACCCCTCTTGGGGTAATTTGCTCGCTAATGGGACTAATGCTTCAATTTTGGTCTTTCAACCTTGGCTGATTTGGCCACCGGCACTATTGGTGGTGTTGACGGTGTTGTCCTTTAATTTGATTGGGGATGGTTTACGGGATGCGTTAGACCCTCGGAGTTTGCGGTAG
- a CDS encoding diguanylate cyclase encodes MTSPANSSSLTGEILVVDDTPANLTLLRQMLSARGYNVQVCRTGEVAIKSATLMQPDLILLDIRMPDLDGYEVCRWLKTNPDTAEIPVIFISVLETTDEKVAAFQVGGADYVTKPFQAEEVIARVEHQLLVRRQKAQLELEIQERELTEINLKTSRSLLASVLNSTLDCVSALHAIRDNEGHIIDFEWLLANAVAAKAAEATPDVIIGQRLLKFMPQYADVGLFDDLVRVVETGKILNRELCYQSDTLCGWFQAIAIKLDDGVTLTFRDITARKQMELALKASNVELQQQANLDGLTQVANRRRFDEYLQETWDYCLKHQQPLSLILGDVDRFKLFNDTYGHQAGDVCLQKVAQTLRSLVQYPDDLVARYGGEEFAIILPQTEAAGSIRVARRLRDAIRQIILYPEAEGEPTSVTISLGVSSLTPLAGLRPAALIEAADLALYRAKSEGRDRACWQLVRSLT; translated from the coding sequence ATGACATCCCCTGCTAACTCATCCTCCCTCACTGGAGAAATTCTAGTTGTGGATGATACTCCTGCTAACCTGACGCTGCTGCGGCAAATGCTCTCAGCGCGGGGTTATAATGTGCAGGTTTGTCGAACGGGAGAAGTGGCCATTAAATCCGCCACGCTGATGCAGCCAGATTTAATTTTGTTGGATATCCGAATGCCTGATTTAGATGGGTATGAGGTGTGTCGGTGGTTGAAAACTAACCCGGACACCGCTGAAATTCCCGTTATTTTCATCAGTGTTCTGGAAACCACCGACGAAAAAGTGGCGGCCTTTCAGGTTGGGGGGGCGGATTATGTGACCAAACCCTTTCAAGCTGAAGAAGTTATCGCCCGGGTTGAACATCAACTGTTAGTGCGGCGTCAAAAAGCTCAACTAGAACTAGAAATTCAAGAACGAGAACTCACGGAAATCAATCTCAAGACATCGCGATCGCTCCTAGCCTCAGTCCTCAATAGCACCCTCGACTGTGTCTCTGCCCTACACGCGATCCGAGACAACGAGGGTCATATCATTGATTTTGAATGGTTGCTAGCCAATGCAGTCGCTGCCAAAGCCGCCGAGGCAACCCCTGATGTCATTATCGGTCAACGACTCCTCAAATTTATGCCTCAATATGCCGATGTGGGGCTATTTGATGATCTTGTGCGGGTGGTAGAAACAGGAAAGATTCTCAACCGGGAACTCTGCTACCAATCCGATACCCTTTGTGGTTGGTTTCAGGCGATCGCCATAAAACTCGACGATGGGGTCACCTTAACCTTCCGAGACATCACAGCCCGTAAACAGATGGAACTGGCTTTAAAAGCCTCCAACGTGGAACTACAACAACAGGCCAACCTTGACGGACTCACCCAAGTTGCCAATCGTCGCCGCTTTGACGAGTATCTCCAGGAAACCTGGGACTATTGCCTCAAACACCAGCAGCCCCTGTCGTTGATTTTAGGAGATGTCGATCGCTTCAAGCTGTTTAACGATACCTATGGTCATCAAGCCGGCGATGTCTGTCTGCAAAAAGTGGCCCAAACCCTGCGAAGTTTAGTGCAATATCCCGATGACCTGGTGGCCCGCTATGGGGGAGAGGAATTCGCCATCATCCTACCGCAAACGGAAGCAGCGGGGTCAATTCGAGTGGCCCGTCGTCTGCGAGATGCCATCCGACAAATCATCCTCTATCCCGAAGCTGAGGGAGAACCCACCTCCGTCACCATCAGTTTAGGCGTCTCCAGTCTCACCCCCCTGGCCGGTTTAAGACCCGCCGCCTTAATCGAAGCGGCCGATCTCGCCCTCTACCGGGCAAAATCCGAAGGTCGCGATCGCGCCTGCTGGCAACTCGTCCGTTCCCTCACCTAA
- the argH gene encoding argininosuccinate lyase has protein sequence MNQPKTWSQRFESALDPIVAEFNASIGFDIELIEYDLTGSVAHAKMLAKVGIISPEEAETLVSGLEQIRQEYRQGTFNPGVDAEDVHFAVERRLTELVGDAGKKLHTARSRNDQVGTDTRLYLRDKIQTIRQNVRQFQRALLRLAEQNVETPIPGYTHLQRAQPLSLAHHLLAYFEMFQRDWERLGEVYERVNISPLGSGALAGTTFPIDRHYTAELLGFKQPYRNSLDGVSDRDFAIEFVNAASLIMVHLSRLSEEVILWASQEFNFIQLKDNCSTGSSIMPQKKNPDVPELVRGKTGRVFGHLQGLLVLMKALPLAYNKDLQEDKEALFDTVKTVQGCLQSMTVLFDSGLEFRTERLQTAVAEDFSNATDVADYLAAKGVPFREAYNLVGKVVRTSLAAGKLLKDLTLEEWQDLHPQFEADIYQAIAPKQVISARNSYGGTGFEQVRQALNTAQTLLEN, from the coding sequence ATGAACCAGCCTAAAACTTGGAGTCAACGGTTTGAATCTGCCCTCGACCCCATTGTGGCCGAGTTTAACGCGAGTATTGGCTTTGACATTGAACTCATTGAATATGATTTAACAGGGTCTGTTGCTCATGCCAAAATGTTGGCAAAAGTGGGGATTATTTCCCCTGAAGAAGCAGAGACTCTCGTTTCGGGATTAGAGCAGATTCGTCAAGAATATCGTCAAGGGACATTTAACCCTGGAGTTGATGCCGAGGATGTTCACTTTGCGGTAGAGCGGCGACTAACTGAGTTAGTGGGAGATGCCGGAAAAAAACTGCACACGGCGCGATCGCGCAATGACCAAGTGGGAACCGATACCCGCCTCTATTTGCGTGATAAAATCCAAACTATTCGCCAAAACGTTCGGCAATTTCAGCGAGCTTTACTCAGGTTAGCTGAACAAAATGTGGAGACACCTATTCCTGGCTATACCCACCTTCAGCGTGCCCAGCCGCTGAGTTTGGCCCATCATCTATTAGCCTATTTCGAGATGTTTCAACGGGACTGGGAACGATTGGGAGAGGTATATGAACGGGTGAATATTTCTCCTTTGGGAAGTGGGGCCCTAGCTGGCACAACGTTTCCCATTGACCGCCATTATACGGCTGAACTGCTAGGATTTAAGCAGCCCTATCGCAACAGTCTCGATGGGGTGAGCGATCGCGACTTTGCCATTGAATTTGTCAATGCCGCCAGCTTGATTATGGTGCATCTGAGTCGTCTCTCAGAAGAGGTCATTCTTTGGGCGTCCCAGGAGTTTAACTTTATCCAACTCAAGGATAACTGCTCAACAGGCTCAAGTATTATGCCCCAGAAAAAGAACCCGGATGTTCCTGAATTAGTCCGAGGCAAAACTGGGCGTGTGTTTGGGCATCTTCAAGGACTATTAGTGTTGATGAAAGCTCTACCCCTTGCCTATAATAAGGACTTGCAGGAAGACAAAGAAGCCCTATTCGATACGGTGAAGACTGTTCAGGGTTGTTTACAGTCCATGACCGTCTTATTTGACAGTGGTTTAGAATTTCGCACAGAGCGGCTTCAAACTGCCGTTGCGGAAGATTTCTCCAATGCTACCGATGTGGCCGATTACCTTGCTGCCAAAGGAGTTCCCTTCCGGGAAGCTTATAATTTAGTTGGTAAGGTGGTGCGAACGTCACTCGCCGCCGGAAAGTTGCTGAAGGATTTAACTTTAGAGGAGTGGCAAGACCTACATCCCCAGTTTGAAGCAGACATTTACCAGGCGATCGCCCCCAAACAAGTTATTTCTGCCCGTAACAGTTACGGAGGAACGGGCTTTGAGCAAGTTCGTCAGGCCCTGAATACCGCTCAAACCCTCCTAGAAAATTAA
- a CDS encoding PP2C family protein-serine/threonine phosphatase, which produces MPVVSVPIQPDRPNSSPMPEPTPVFALKALVARLHREQNKTQDLLSSLGFALRSFNNLNQFLELIPLVASRVTDAEGGSLVLFKPDGQVRLQRLHCQEGQSCVNLRKAIDAVIRDDSHPLPISQDIDRRIADYLGQGIQLYGTPISIRNEERGRLYVFSYDPQYTWNEARRKLVQLVADQTAVAIVNDELAAELRQKQRLDRELEIGAEIQLRLLPSQCPRIDGIQLAARCQTANRVGGDYYDFIPTTHDLVRSRGFDAKPAPEEPIHSEHGRWGIAIGDVMGKGVPAGLIMTLTRGMLRSEALNQHSPARILKHLNRAMYADLENSHRFVTLFYSEYNPETRQLAYSNAAHTPPLLWKAQRREILRLDTWGMLVGLDAETEYEEDSVILEAGDTILYYTDGFTEASNPKGDRFDEENLIEAFKTACSRQADPNDILNAMFDAVWDFIGPHKSNDDDMTLVVLQKR; this is translated from the coding sequence ATACCCGTTGTGTCTGTTCCCATACAACCCGATCGCCCCAATAGTTCACCCATGCCGGAACCGACTCCTGTGTTTGCCCTCAAAGCCTTGGTAGCTCGGTTACACCGTGAACAAAACAAAACCCAGGATTTACTAAGTTCCCTCGGGTTTGCCCTGCGTAGCTTTAATAACCTGAATCAGTTTTTAGAACTGATTCCCCTCGTCGCCAGCCGTGTCACCGATGCGGAGGGTGGCTCCTTAGTCTTATTTAAACCCGATGGACAAGTCCGATTACAACGACTCCACTGTCAAGAGGGCCAATCCTGCGTCAATCTTCGTAAAGCCATTGATGCGGTAATTCGTGATGATTCTCATCCCCTGCCTATTTCTCAGGATATCGATCGCCGCATCGCCGACTATCTTGGCCAAGGAATCCAACTCTACGGAACTCCCATTTCCATTCGTAATGAGGAGCGGGGGCGGCTATACGTGTTTAGCTATGATCCTCAATATACCTGGAACGAAGCTCGGCGCAAGCTCGTGCAACTCGTCGCGGATCAAACGGCTGTGGCCATTGTCAATGATGAACTGGCGGCGGAACTGCGACAAAAACAACGGCTCGATCGCGAGTTAGAAATTGGAGCTGAGATTCAGTTACGACTCCTCCCGAGTCAATGTCCGCGTATTGACGGGATTCAGCTAGCGGCCCGCTGTCAAACGGCTAATCGTGTCGGGGGCGATTATTACGACTTCATCCCCACCACCCATGACTTAGTGCGATCGCGTGGTTTCGACGCCAAACCCGCCCCAGAGGAGCCAATTCATAGCGAACACGGCCGTTGGGGCATCGCTATTGGTGATGTCATGGGGAAAGGGGTTCCGGCGGGGTTGATTATGACCCTAACTCGGGGAATGTTACGCTCAGAAGCTCTCAATCAGCATTCCCCCGCTCGGATTCTCAAGCATCTCAACCGGGCCATGTATGCTGATCTAGAAAATTCTCATCGTTTCGTAACATTATTCTACTCAGAATATAATCCTGAAACCCGTCAACTGGCCTACAGCAACGCCGCCCACACTCCTCCCCTCCTCTGGAAAGCCCAACGCCGGGAAATTCTCCGCCTCGATACCTGGGGGATGCTGGTGGGACTCGATGCGGAAACTGAATACGAAGAAGATAGTGTCATCCTAGAAGCGGGCGATACAATCCTGTACTATACAGACGGTTTCACTGAAGCTTCCAATCCCAAGGGCGATCGCTTCGATGAAGAAAACCTCATCGAGGCCTTCAAAACCGCTTGTAGCCGCCAAGCTGATCCCAACGATATTCTAAATGCCATGTTTGATGCCGTTTGGGACTTCATCGGTCCCCACAAGTCTAATGACGATGACATGACCCTCGTTGTCCTACAAAAACGTTAA
- a CDS encoding arginase family protein — translation MSVTVNCEMVAFIGEEVDVGYDAARVVILPVPYEATTTYRQGCQDGPAALLNASDQLEYYDVELQREVCFEVGIHTHAPIADTRRAR, via the coding sequence ATGTCTGTAACCGTGAATTGTGAGATGGTTGCGTTTATTGGGGAAGAAGTAGATGTGGGGTATGATGCCGCTAGGGTGGTGATTTTGCCAGTTCCTTATGAGGCGACGACGACGTACCGCCAAGGCTGTCAGGATGGGCCGGCAGCTTTGCTCAATGCCTCGGATCAGTTGGAATACTATGATGTGGAATTACAACGGGAGGTCTGTTTTGAGGTGGGGATTCATACCCATGCTCCCATTGCTGATACCCGAAGGGCCCGGTGA
- a CDS encoding arginase family protein, producing the protein MTAEQMLQDTQTTVAEMVAAGKFVLALGGEHSITAGLVAGYRQVYGDEPFTVVQIDAHGDLRDVYEGSKYNHACVMHRILEMGLPSLPVGIQKYVSSGSRVDSTTADSRDLGP; encoded by the coding sequence GTGACCGCTGAACAGATGTTACAGGATACTCAAACTACTGTGGCAGAGATGGTAGCGGCGGGTAAGTTTGTTTTGGCGCTTGGGGGAGAGCATAGTATTACGGCAGGTCTTGTTGCTGGCTATCGTCAGGTGTATGGAGATGAACCCTTTACTGTGGTTCAAATTGATGCCCATGGGGATTTACGGGATGTCTATGAGGGATCAAAATACAATCATGCCTGTGTGATGCACCGTATTTTGGAGATGGGCCTACCTTCACTGCCGGTGGGGATTCAGAAGTATGTGTCGTCAGGAAGCCGAGTTGATTCGACAACGGCAGATTCCCGTGATTTGGGACCATGA
- a CDS encoding arginase family protein, giving the protein MCRQEAELIRQRQIPVIWDHEIVGDPQWCDRALGAITTEKVFLTVDLDGLDSSVLPGVGTPQPGGLNWHQLTGFLRRLSQQHQLIGADVVELCPIPNSVVSEFTAAKLTYKILGYYADGAEF; this is encoded by the coding sequence ATGTGTCGTCAGGAAGCCGAGTTGATTCGACAACGGCAGATTCCCGTGATTTGGGACCATGAGATTGTGGGTGATCCCCAGTGGTGCGATCGCGCTCTCGGGGCCATCACCACAGAGAAGGTATTTCTGACGGTAGATCTCGATGGACTCGATAGCAGTGTACTGCCGGGAGTGGGAACCCCTCAACCGGGCGGGTTAAACTGGCATCAGTTGACCGGCTTTCTGCGGCGTCTGAGCCAGCAACATCAACTCATTGGTGCTGATGTTGTTGAGCTTTGCCCGATTCCCAATAGCGTGGTCTCAGAGTTTACGGCAGCCAAGTTGACCTACAAAATCCTGGGATATTATGCTGATGGGGCTGAGTTTTAA
- a CDS encoding thioredoxin family protein encodes MNGTVIGAYAPDFELPGTNGTVHHLARYLDDYRAVVVVFFANGCPHSQTYVDRLKVLQQDVRDRQVKLVAINPNASESFESMKSLAREAALNFPYLRDVTQDVAQCFGAQVTPEVFLIDKSGLLCYRGRIDDCVESEAGVKQPYLQEAIEALLSDRPITPSQTEAEGCPIIWRSSSP; translated from the coding sequence ATGAATGGTACAGTGATAGGCGCTTACGCCCCTGATTTTGAGTTACCTGGTACGAATGGAACAGTGCATCATTTGGCGCGGTATTTGGATGATTATCGTGCGGTGGTGGTGGTGTTTTTTGCCAATGGCTGTCCCCATTCTCAAACCTATGTTGACCGCCTCAAGGTCCTGCAACAGGACGTTCGCGATCGCCAAGTGAAGTTGGTGGCCATTAACCCCAACGCCTCAGAAAGCTTTGAATCAATGAAAAGTCTGGCCCGCGAGGCTGCGTTGAATTTTCCCTATTTGCGGGATGTGACTCAGGATGTGGCCCAATGTTTCGGGGCTCAGGTCACTCCAGAGGTATTTTTAATTGACAAAAGTGGGCTATTATGCTACAGGGGCAGAATTGATGACTGTGTGGAATCAGAAGCCGGGGTAAAGCAGCCGTATTTACAGGAGGCGATCGAGGCGTTACTCAGCGATCGCCCCATCACCCCCAGCCAAACCGAAGCCGAAGGCTGTCCCATCATCTGGCGCAGCAGCAGCCCCTAA